A genomic segment from Xiphophorus maculatus strain JP 163 A chromosome 6, X_maculatus-5.0-male, whole genome shotgun sequence encodes:
- the znf830 gene encoding zinc finger protein 830 → MATSKKGKKVVNQEELRRLMREKQRQNTEKKRVESPFAKYNSLGHLSCVLCSVQVKSELLWPAHVLGKQHKDKVAELKEGKSQPAVSQSHPVKRKTQDSVEVVGKKAKPAGQSESGLPGDFEKPSEKATASTQKSAGLSLLGGVYDEDDDEDADEADVPAQPAKELPADFFDSSIPPTPAISHSGSILKADAPEKTPEKKDNTAEALPEGFFDDPVRDAKVRNVDAPKDQMDKEWEEFQKEIRQVNTKSEAIVAEDDEEGRFERQIDEIDEQIECYKRVELLRDKRDVLKSKPAPRKDEEMETDNNNEEEEEGEEDEEGLLGLLSRDWRAKGALA, encoded by the coding sequence ATGGCAACGTccaagaaggggaaaaaagtagtAAATCAAGAAGAACTCCGGCGGTTGATGAGGGAGAAACAACGGCAGAACACGGAGAAGAAACGCGTGGAATCTCCCTTCGCCAAATACAACAGTTTGGGTCACCTCAGCTGTGTCCTGTGCTCCGTGCAGGTGAAGTCTGAACTTCTGTGGCCAGCTCATGTTCTGGGGAAGCAGCATAAAGACAAGGTTGCAGAGTTGAAAGAAGGAAAGAGCCAACCAGCTGTATCACAAAGTCACCctgtaaaaaggaaaacacaggaCAGCGTGGAAGTTGTTGGGAAAAAGGCCAAACCAGCAGGTCAGTCTGAGTCGGGTTTGCCTGGAGACTTTGAGAAGCCTTCCGAAAAGGCGACTGCTTCCACACAGAAATCTGCAGGACTGAGCCTCTTAGGAGGAGTTTACGACGAGGACGACGATGAAGACGCTGATGAAGCCGACGTCCCAGCGCAGCCCGCTAAAGAGCTGCCAGCTGATTTCTTTGACAGCTCCATCCCACCCACGCCTGCCATTTCCCACTCGGGATCTATCCTCAAAGCAGACGCCCCGGAGAAGACCCCCGAAAAGAAAGACAACACAGCCGAGGCGCTGCCCGAGGGCTTCTTTGACGATCCGGTCAGAGACGCCAAAGTGCGGAACGTCGACGCCCCGAAAGATCAGATGGACAAGGAGTGGGAAGAGTTTCAGAAGGAGATCCGACAGGTGAACACCAAGTCTGAGGCCATCGTGGCAGAGGACGATGAAGAGGGACGTTTTGAGCGTCAGATCGACGAGATTGATGAACAGATCGAGTGTTACAAAAGGGTGGAACTGCTGAGGGACAAGCGGGATGTGTTGAAAAGTAAACCAGCGCCAAGAAAGGATGAAGAAATGGAGACTGATAATAacaatgaggaggaggaggaaggagaagaagatgaagagggGTTGCTGGGGCTTTTGTCCCGAGACTGGAGGGCTAAAGGGGCTCTGGCTTAG